In one Sphingobium sp. TKS genomic region, the following are encoded:
- a CDS encoding heavy metal-responsive transcriptional regulator → MGNFKIGELAAAAGVGRDTIRYYERMGLLREPARTAAGYRLYDATDLERVNFIRSAQELGFTLEQARQLLALRASDTAHAQAVLDITLAKIADAEARLERLSDIRDMLRMLADECPGEVPVSDCPILAFLTARRKDQQHNKKHQAAQDERSPRAKGVLS, encoded by the coding sequence ATGGGCAATTTCAAGATCGGCGAACTGGCCGCGGCCGCAGGCGTGGGGCGGGATACGATCCGCTATTATGAGCGGATGGGCCTGCTGCGCGAGCCCGCGCGCACGGCAGCGGGCTACAGGCTCTACGACGCGACCGACCTCGAGCGCGTCAATTTCATCCGCTCGGCGCAGGAGCTTGGTTTCACACTCGAACAGGCCCGGCAGCTGCTGGCACTCAGGGCGTCGGACACCGCGCATGCCCAGGCCGTGCTCGATATCACGCTTGCCAAGATCGCGGACGCCGAAGCCCGGCTCGAGCGCCTGTCGGATATCCGCGACATGCTGCGGATGCTCGCCGACGAATGCCCGGGCGAAGTGCCGGTCTCCGATTGCCCGATCCTCGCCTTCCTGACGGCGCGGCGGAAAGACCAGCAGCATAACAAGAAACATCAGGCAGCGCAGGACGAACGATCACCACGAGCGAAAGGGGTTTTGTCATGA
- a CDS encoding 2Fe-2S iron-sulfur cluster-binding protein, with product MSRRISLRRLSLGCAIALSLSASAGAQEGEDHAAHHGAGMPAGGGMSAPAEPGSSDMAKMMNPMMDRMINGEGENEHGHESRRTGFISQLLAFPALDEAARQRVAAQAGERVSTGLAMINAASADGARATTVSARLDAARRLREGTDLFRSGTAAQGAIGGLQPPREVGLAWLRDQLDIDQAAPGHADHWFGISPSHLLLMLFLGLVSATLIALQIFRLRRIGAIAGGVATAKVPAKPEPKAAPPATRVAPAPAPVADSAGLAPSNAAAPAGASLRKPKSWAGQLRVVQIVRETPSVLTFRLADPTADRLPFDFLPGQFLQVEVEPEAGKTARRSYTIASSPTQRAYVELTVKREEQGVVSRYLHDKVVADDLLKVSGPFGAFTFTGTDAQSIVLIAGGVGITPMMSVLRYLTDTAWKGDIFFFYGARSTEEFVFRDELERLERRFPNLHVVAAMQRAPGTVWMGPEGPITREMILAAVPEIASRRIHMCGPPAMMGAMRGVLAELGVPDAQLHTEAFGPASLPADHEDLEVKPAPPPADKPAPSAEVAPSTVTFSVSGVSAALPADETVLEAAEGAGVEIPYACRAGTCGACVVKLLQGEVTMEVESGLAPADKAQGYVLACQAKGTGTPLVVEA from the coding sequence ATGTCCAGGCGGATCAGCCTTCGACGCTTGAGCCTCGGCTGCGCAATCGCTCTCAGCCTGTCCGCGAGCGCGGGCGCGCAGGAGGGCGAGGATCATGCCGCGCATCATGGCGCAGGCATGCCGGCCGGCGGGGGCATGTCCGCACCGGCAGAGCCGGGGTCGTCGGACATGGCGAAGATGATGAACCCCATGATGGATCGCATGATCAATGGGGAAGGGGAGAATGAGCACGGCCACGAATCGCGCCGGACCGGCTTCATCTCGCAGCTGCTCGCCTTTCCCGCGCTTGACGAAGCGGCAAGGCAGCGGGTCGCTGCGCAGGCCGGCGAACGGGTAAGCACGGGTCTGGCGATGATCAACGCCGCCTCGGCCGACGGCGCGCGTGCGACCACGGTCTCGGCCCGGCTCGATGCGGCGCGGCGCCTGCGCGAGGGAACCGACCTGTTCCGCTCCGGCACCGCCGCGCAGGGCGCGATCGGGGGCTTGCAGCCGCCCCGGGAGGTCGGGCTTGCCTGGCTGCGCGATCAGCTCGACATCGACCAGGCCGCGCCCGGCCATGCCGATCACTGGTTCGGCATCTCGCCCTCGCACCTCCTTCTCATGCTGTTCCTGGGGCTGGTGAGCGCCACGCTTATCGCGCTGCAGATCTTCCGCCTGCGGCGGATCGGGGCGATCGCCGGCGGTGTCGCCACCGCCAAGGTTCCAGCAAAGCCGGAGCCGAAGGCTGCCCCTCCCGCTACCAGGGTTGCGCCCGCGCCTGCACCCGTTGCCGACAGCGCCGGGCTCGCGCCGAGCAATGCGGCCGCACCCGCTGGGGCGTCGCTGCGCAAGCCCAAAAGCTGGGCGGGGCAGCTGCGCGTGGTCCAGATCGTGCGAGAGACGCCGAGCGTGCTGACCTTCCGGCTCGCGGACCCGACCGCCGACCGGCTGCCGTTCGACTTCCTGCCGGGCCAGTTCCTGCAGGTCGAGGTAGAGCCCGAAGCGGGCAAGACCGCGCGCCGTTCCTACACGATCGCCTCTTCGCCGACCCAGCGGGCCTATGTCGAACTGACGGTCAAGCGCGAGGAGCAGGGCGTGGTCTCGCGATACCTGCACGACAAGGTCGTCGCCGACGATCTGCTGAAGGTCAGCGGACCGTTCGGCGCCTTCACCTTCACGGGAACGGATGCCCAGAGCATCGTGCTGATCGCGGGCGGGGTCGGCATCACCCCGATGATGTCGGTGCTGCGCTATCTCACCGACACCGCGTGGAAGGGTGATATCTTCTTCTTCTACGGCGCACGGTCGACCGAGGAATTCGTGTTCCGCGACGAGCTCGAGCGGCTCGAACGCCGTTTTCCCAACCTCCATGTCGTCGCCGCGATGCAGCGCGCGCCCGGCACCGTCTGGATGGGCCCCGAAGGGCCGATCACGCGCGAGATGATCCTGGCCGCGGTGCCGGAGATCGCGAGCCGGCGCATCCATATGTGCGGCCCGCCGGCGATGATGGGCGCGATGCGCGGCGTGCTGGCGGAACTCGGCGTCCCCGACGCGCAGCTGCACACCGAGGCGTTCGGTCCGGCCTCGCTGCCGGCCGACCACGAGGATCTCGAGGTCAAGCCCGCGCCCCCGCCAGCGGATAAGCCGGCCCCGAGCGCCGAGGTGGCGCCGAGCACGGTGACCTTCTCCGTGTCGGGGGTGTCGGCGGCCTTGCCCGCGGACGAGACCGTGCTGGAGGCGGCCGAGGGCGCGGGCGTCGAGATCCCCTATGCATGCCGTGCGGGCACATGCGGCGCCTGCGTGGTCAAGCTGCTGCAGGGCGAAGTGACGATGGAGGTCGAATCCGGCCTTGCGCCCGCCGACAAGGCGCAAGGCTATGTGCTCGCGTGCCAGGCGAAG
- a CDS encoding efflux RND transporter periplasmic adaptor subunit encodes MTLDKSALRWGASILAVALLAGGTGYWAGHRQAPQSEATTPAGAGKVLYWYDPMFPNQKFDKPGKSPFMDMQLVPRYADGGSAGAAPTVAVDPAARQSLGLRVVAAKMGSLASALEVTGTIDFNQRDVAVIQARSGGFVSRVYARAPGDVVRAGAPIADLLLPEWGGAQTEYLSVRRLGKPDLTAAARQRLRLMGMSDGLIASVERSGRPNGVVTITTPISGTIQTLDARAGVTLAMGQTLAQVSGLGTVWLNAAVPEARAGDVRVGQNASTTLAGFPGERFAGRVIAILPTTQADSRTLTVRIELPNRDGRLRPGMFASVALGGDAKPALLVPSEAVIRTGRRTLVMLAAGDGRYHPAEVRIGREAGGETEILAGLSPGENVVVSGQFLIDSEASLSGIEARPIGGGAASATIAAPASKATLYETTGKIERITANSVTLSHEPVPALDWPAMTMTFALANPGIARGFKAGDRVRFGFDRPPAGPTLRHMAKVAGQ; translated from the coding sequence ATGACGCTCGATAAATCCGCGCTGCGCTGGGGCGCATCGATCCTGGCTGTCGCGCTGCTGGCCGGCGGCACAGGCTATTGGGCTGGCCATCGCCAGGCACCGCAATCGGAGGCGACCACGCCCGCCGGGGCAGGCAAAGTCCTTTACTGGTACGATCCGATGTTCCCCAACCAGAAGTTCGACAAGCCCGGCAAGTCGCCCTTCATGGATATGCAGCTCGTGCCGCGATACGCGGACGGAGGAAGCGCCGGCGCGGCCCCCACGGTCGCCGTCGATCCCGCCGCGCGGCAGAGCCTGGGATTGCGGGTCGTCGCGGCGAAGATGGGCAGCCTTGCCTCGGCCCTCGAGGTCACCGGCACGATCGACTTCAACCAGCGCGACGTCGCCGTCATCCAGGCGCGTTCGGGCGGGTTCGTGAGCCGCGTCTATGCGCGAGCGCCCGGGGACGTGGTCCGCGCCGGCGCGCCGATCGCGGACCTGCTCCTGCCCGAATGGGGCGGCGCGCAGACCGAATATCTGAGCGTCAGGCGGCTCGGCAAGCCCGACCTCACCGCGGCCGCGCGCCAGCGACTGCGGCTGATGGGCATGTCCGACGGCCTCATCGCCAGCGTCGAGCGGAGCGGACGCCCGAACGGCGTGGTGACGATCACGACGCCGATCTCGGGCACGATCCAGACGCTCGACGCCCGTGCCGGCGTGACGCTCGCCATGGGCCAGACGCTCGCCCAGGTAAGCGGGCTCGGCACCGTCTGGCTCAATGCCGCGGTGCCCGAAGCGCGCGCGGGCGATGTCCGGGTCGGCCAGAATGCCAGCACCACGCTGGCGGGCTTCCCCGGCGAGCGCTTCGCCGGCCGGGTGATCGCGATCCTGCCGACCACGCAGGCCGACAGCCGCACGCTCACCGTGCGGATCGAGCTGCCCAACCGGGACGGCCGGTTGCGGCCGGGCATGTTCGCCAGCGTCGCGCTTGGCGGCGATGCCAAGCCGGCGCTGCTGGTGCCGAGCGAAGCGGTGATCCGCACGGGCAGGCGCACGCTCGTCATGCTGGCCGCAGGCGACGGGCGCTATCATCCCGCCGAGGTCCGCATCGGCCGCGAGGCAGGCGGCGAGACCGAGATCCTTGCCGGCCTGTCGCCCGGCGAGAACGTCGTCGTCTCGGGGCAGTTCCTGATCGATTCCGAGGCGAGCCTGTCGGGAATCGAGGCGCGGCCGATCGGCGGCGGTGCGGCATCGGCGACCATCGCCGCGCCGGCGTCGAAAGCCACGCTGTACGAGACGACGGGCAAGATCGAGCGGATCACGGCCAATTCGGTGACGCTCAGCCACGAGCCCGTTCCCGCGCTCGACTGGCCGGCGATGACGATGACCTTCGCGCTCGCCAATCCGGGCATCGCGCGCGGCTTCAAGGCGGGTGACCGGGTCCGGTTCGGGTTCGACCGGCCCCCGGCGGGACCGACGCTGCGGCATATGGCGAAGGTGGCGGGCCAGTGA
- a CDS encoding TolC family protein, producing MIMMPRRAVRRLLLSIGATLASAWAVPVSAGPLTYEQAVRLAAANAPSLKARAAATAGARSSAVAADRLPDPTLDLGLQNFPVSGPNAGSFTRDDFTMATIGFSQTFPNLAKRHARAARAAADIGIAEAGELVEGRNVRLETALAWVDLYYGERRLRQLDLLDASLDDLQKTVTARLASGSARPSQALEPDQLRAAIADRRAEMAAVVAQARARLARYTGDPDPQATGDPPMLDVDPIRLRAGIDALPALRAQDARIAVAEADVRLARADKRPDWKVGVTYGRRDPMYGDMASVGVSIDLPLFAGKRQNPRIAASESLAQGGRFDREAIRRELVAQLDADLADHAMHLSRLRNARETLVPLARHRAELDRDSYGAGKLDLGAALLTTLGLAEAEVEALNREADVARDAVRITITYGEERP from the coding sequence ATGATCATGATGCCGAGGCGCGCTGTGCGACGCCTGTTGCTCTCTATCGGTGCGACGCTTGCGAGCGCCTGGGCCGTGCCGGTGTCGGCCGGCCCGCTCACCTACGAGCAGGCAGTGAGGCTCGCTGCCGCCAACGCGCCAAGCCTCAAGGCGCGCGCGGCGGCGACAGCCGGCGCCCGCTCTTCGGCGGTCGCGGCCGATCGCCTGCCCGATCCGACGCTCGACCTGGGCCTGCAGAACTTCCCGGTGAGCGGCCCCAATGCCGGCAGCTTCACGCGCGACGATTTCACTATGGCGACGATCGGGTTCAGCCAGACCTTCCCCAATCTCGCCAAGCGCCATGCACGCGCCGCGCGCGCCGCGGCCGATATCGGTATCGCCGAGGCGGGCGAGCTGGTCGAAGGCCGCAACGTGCGGCTCGAGACCGCCCTCGCCTGGGTCGATCTCTATTATGGAGAACGCCGGCTCCGGCAGCTCGACCTGCTCGATGCCAGCCTCGACGACCTGCAGAAGACCGTGACCGCACGCCTGGCGTCGGGCAGCGCGCGCCCGAGCCAGGCGCTCGAGCCCGACCAGCTCCGCGCCGCCATCGCCGATCGCCGCGCCGAGATGGCTGCGGTGGTGGCGCAGGCGCGGGCCCGGCTCGCGCGCTATACCGGCGACCCCGACCCGCAGGCGACGGGCGACCCGCCGATGCTCGATGTCGATCCGATCCGGCTGCGGGCCGGGATCGATGCGCTTCCCGCCCTGCGCGCGCAGGACGCGCGGATCGCAGTCGCCGAAGCGGACGTGCGTCTCGCGCGCGCCGACAAGCGCCCCGACTGGAAGGTCGGCGTCACCTATGGCCGGCGCGATCCCATGTACGGCGACATGGCCTCGGTCGGCGTGTCGATCGACCTGCCGCTGTTCGCCGGCAAGCGCCAGAACCCCAGGATCGCTGCAAGCGAGAGCCTTGCGCAAGGGGGTCGGTTCGACCGCGAGGCGATCCGCCGCGAGCTGGTGGCGCAGCTCGACGCCGATCTCGCAGACCATGCCATGCATCTCTCCCGGTTGCGCAATGCCCGCGAGACGCTGGTGCCACTCGCCAGGCACCGCGCCGAGCTCGACCGCGACAGCTATGGCGCCGGCAAGCTCGACCTTGGCGCCGCGCTGCTCACGACGCTCGGGCTCGCGGAGGCCGAGGTCGAGGCGCTCAACCGCGAAGCCGACGTCGCGCGCGACGCGGTCCGCATCACTATCACCTATGGGGAGGAGCGGCCATGA